The following are encoded in a window of Flavobacterium sp. WC2421 genomic DNA:
- a CDS encoding glycosyltransferase family 2 protein, with protein MATYNRSEYILESIQSIQAQTYQDWECLIIDDGGTDNTAEVLAPTLNEDPRFQYLFRTSKYQKGLPGSRNYGLDLAKGDYIIFFDDDDIAHPQNLELCVHELSTKDITFCRYIRVGFTGDFVYNYDYSKEYTSFYIDSSDINKILKNELQFNSCAVMWTKECYENHRYTEHLKYAEEWEVYARIITLVKRGISINKILYYGRKHNVSVTGDFGNRNLSSLASYTDAIELVIANLKNKKMLSAEIIRYFIQVSLQYKEYNLFERIINTLALPKLEELKWRIFYLHLPLRLYFYGIWKKVKK; from the coding sequence ATGGCGACCTATAACAGGTCAGAATATATATTAGAATCGATACAATCGATCCAAGCACAAACCTATCAAGATTGGGAATGTCTTATTATTGATGATGGTGGGACTGATAATACTGCAGAAGTGTTAGCGCCTACCTTAAACGAAGATCCAAGGTTTCAATATCTTTTTAGGACTTCAAAGTATCAAAAAGGATTACCAGGAAGCAGAAATTATGGTTTAGATCTTGCAAAAGGAGATTATATCATTTTTTTTGATGATGATGATATTGCCCATCCACAAAACTTAGAGTTGTGTGTTCATGAATTATCAACTAAAGACATCACTTTTTGCAGATATATTAGGGTTGGTTTTACTGGCGATTTTGTTTATAATTATGATTACTCAAAAGAATATACTTCCTTTTATATCGATAGTAGTGATATCAATAAAATATTAAAAAACGAACTGCAATTTAACTCTTGTGCTGTGATGTGGACAAAGGAATGTTACGAAAATCATAGGTATACAGAGCACTTAAAGTACGCAGAAGAATGGGAAGTTTATGCACGCATCATAACTTTGGTAAAAAGAGGAATATCTATTAATAAAATTCTTTATTATGGAAGAAAACATAATGTTTCTGTTACCGGAGATTTTGGAAATAGAAATTTAAGCAGTTTAGCATCTTATACTGATGCTATTGAGTTGGTAATTGCCAATTTAAAAAACAAGAAAATGTTGTCCGCGGAGATAATCCGATATTTTATTCAAGTGTCTTTGCAATACAAAGAGTATAACTTGTTTGAAAGAATTATAAATACCTTAGCATTACCTAAATTAGAAGAATTGAAATGGAGAATATTTTATCTTCATTTACCATTGCGATTGTACTTTTATGGAATTTGGAAGAAAGTTAAAAAATAA
- a CDS encoding glycosyltransferase — translation MKTPLLSVCLITYNHENYIRQAIEGVLMQKVDFEWELIIAEDCSTDTTRAIVLEYKEKHPRFIKLILQEKNVGPAKNFLDLIATPKSKYIAYFEGDDYWIDPLKLQKQVDILEANKNIGLVYTNVQHFDQTTGDFIEIAPRFAKEPLEVIPLMLKSKFIDLSASVFRTEVLFNVIDVIRVELETKVIGDTRILLESVYRSEIYFLNEVTTVYRIVEGSASHPKGVDKYILAINDSYLCRKEFVNRNNLNTKWLSHTICNTNRGLINQAFVAKKYSDTIKLLKNILILDTFKYCSFTVFVEKIKLNIWIKLILSILGIGFLRQKFK, via the coding sequence ATGAAAACGCCACTACTTTCGGTATGTTTAATTACCTATAATCATGAAAATTACATTCGTCAGGCTATTGAAGGTGTCTTGATGCAGAAGGTAGACTTTGAATGGGAATTGATTATTGCTGAAGATTGTTCAACAGATACAACAAGAGCAATCGTATTAGAATATAAGGAAAAACATCCCCGTTTTATCAAGTTAATTTTGCAGGAAAAAAATGTTGGTCCCGCTAAAAATTTTTTAGATTTAATAGCGACTCCAAAATCAAAATACATTGCTTATTTTGAAGGAGATGATTATTGGATAGATCCCTTGAAACTTCAAAAACAAGTTGATATTCTCGAAGCAAATAAAAATATTGGTTTGGTTTATACTAACGTACAACATTTCGATCAAACTACTGGAGATTTTATTGAAATTGCTCCTAGATTTGCAAAAGAACCATTGGAAGTTATTCCTTTAATGTTAAAAAGTAAATTTATTGATCTCTCAGCCTCAGTATTTAGAACTGAGGTTTTATTTAATGTTATTGATGTTATTAGAGTTGAACTTGAAACCAAAGTAATTGGAGACACCAGAATTTTACTAGAATCGGTCTATCGATCTGAGATCTATTTTTTGAATGAAGTGACTACAGTGTATCGAATTGTAGAAGGTAGTGCAAGCCATCCAAAAGGAGTAGATAAATATATTTTGGCAATAAACGATTCTTATTTGTGTAGAAAAGAGTTTGTTAATAGAAATAATTTAAATACAAAGTGGCTGTCCCATACAATTTGTAATACGAATAGAGGTTTGATTAATCAAGCTTTTGTTGCTAAAAAATATTCAGATACCATTAAATTACTAAAAAATATTTTAATATTAGATACTTTTAAATATTGCAGTTTCACTGTTTTTGTTGAAAAAATAAAATTAAATATTTGGATAAAACTTATATTATCAATACTTGGTATTGGTTTTTTAAGACAAAAATTTAAATAA
- a CDS encoding glycosyltransferase family 2 protein has translation MVEKLPLVSIIVPNYNHDKYLQQRLDSVFNQTYLNFEVVLLDDCSTDSSQQILLEYAKDNKVSHCIFNETNSGNTFIQWNKGISLAKGDFIWIAESDDLCELNFLEELIRPLIQDAEIVLSYCQSKRIDEFNAITGDWLNHTDSLDKNLFLSDFTMDGNDFVERFLIYRNVIPNASGVLFRKSAAFSMEVLETENFLKYCGDWLFYMKLITNKKVAFYSTAFNYYRYHSQSVIAIAHKTGKFLAYNGVDINVRKKMKEFLVSEKPSNLKGILNINKQISNDLKYERAFYLIRNQEKIKGFLLLISILKVFIREYKFRKNLELRLNKILSKN, from the coding sequence ATGGTAGAAAAATTACCACTAGTTTCTATAATTGTTCCTAACTATAACCATGATAAATATTTGCAACAACGTTTAGATAGTGTTTTCAACCAAACCTATCTTAATTTTGAAGTTGTTTTATTAGATGATTGTAGTACCGATTCAAGTCAACAAATACTGTTAGAATATGCTAAAGATAATAAAGTTAGCCACTGTATTTTTAATGAAACCAATTCAGGAAATACATTTATACAATGGAATAAAGGAATTTCTTTAGCAAAAGGAGATTTTATTTGGATTGCTGAATCAGATGATTTATGTGAATTAAATTTTTTGGAAGAATTAATTCGACCATTAATTCAAGATGCTGAAATAGTATTGTCTTACTGTCAATCAAAGAGAATTGATGAGTTTAATGCTATTACTGGAGATTGGTTAAATCACACAGATAGTCTGGATAAAAATTTGTTTTTGAGTGATTTTACAATGGATGGCAACGATTTTGTAGAGCGGTTCTTGATATATAGAAATGTAATTCCTAATGCTAGTGGCGTTTTATTTAGAAAATCTGCAGCTTTTTCCATGGAGGTTTTGGAAACAGAAAACTTCTTAAAATATTGTGGTGATTGGTTATTTTATATGAAATTAATCACTAATAAAAAGGTCGCATTTTATAGTACTGCATTTAATTACTACCGGTACCATTCTCAAAGCGTTATCGCAATTGCACATAAGACGGGGAAGTTTTTAGCATATAATGGAGTCGATATCAATGTAAGAAAGAAAATGAAAGAATTTTTAGTATCTGAAAAACCTAGTAATTTAAAAGGTATTTTAAATATAAATAAGCAGATTTCTAATGACTTAAAATATGAAAGAGCATTTTATTTAATCAGAAATCAAGAAAAAATTAAAGGATTCCTTCTCTTAATTTCAATTTTGAAGGTATTTATTAGGGAATACAAATTCAGGAAAAATCTAGAATTGAGGTTGAATAAAATATTATCTAAAAATTAA
- a CDS encoding DUF6056 family protein — MQFKNKIIQLIQIITSKLFKSDNFIISIGILSISPFLVLSFFANPTADDFGYNCKSRDLGFWDAQLFWYHEWSGRYFATAILSIKPLVSDSFLLYKLVPILLLILLVLALYYLSSLLLVNLKKRDFTVFTFFILVMYLMQMPSVSEGLYWLSGSVTYFFSSILTLFFLSFLIKLLEINQRKYLILSIITVFLIIGLNEASMLLINYLIGVVFVFKLIQQKKINFSILFLLIFAAVFTILVIKSPGNAIRASVFPNKNLFSYAVYKSILAGISYVGIWLPFIIVLTFIFFDYFGEKTEIKISKIFNVNPIIVFLFVFNIPVIGFFTGYWGTGLNPPSRTINVIYFYFLIGLIYFILGVFFKLKESKKNFITYSRGVKYLLFIIIFIQFCQENNIRTAYSDLFSGKAYNYNKELKSRYKMIQNSSIDTLIVPVLICKPRTIYFGDITNDSQDWRNQVYNSYNKSKTIILKD; from the coding sequence ATGCAATTTAAAAATAAGATTATACAATTAATCCAAATCATAACATCTAAATTATTCAAAAGTGATAATTTTATAATTTCAATCGGAATTTTATCAATTTCACCATTTTTAGTCCTTTCATTTTTTGCAAATCCTACAGCTGACGATTTTGGTTATAATTGCAAAAGCCGAGACCTAGGGTTTTGGGATGCACAATTATTTTGGTACCATGAGTGGTCTGGCAGGTATTTTGCTACTGCAATTTTGAGTATTAAACCATTAGTTTCTGACTCTTTTTTACTGTATAAATTAGTTCCTATTTTATTATTAATATTACTAGTTCTAGCACTTTATTATCTAAGCTCATTATTATTAGTAAATCTAAAAAAGAGAGATTTCACTGTTTTTACTTTTTTTATATTGGTAATGTATTTAATGCAAATGCCATCAGTATCTGAAGGACTATATTGGTTGTCGGGTTCGGTTACTTATTTTTTTTCTAGTATTTTAACTTTGTTTTTTCTTAGTTTTTTAATAAAATTATTAGAAATCAACCAAAGAAAATATTTAATACTTTCAATAATAACTGTTTTTTTAATCATTGGCTTAAATGAAGCTTCAATGCTTTTAATTAACTACCTAATCGGAGTGGTTTTTGTTTTTAAATTAATTCAACAAAAAAAAATTAATTTCTCAATATTATTTTTATTAATATTTGCAGCTGTTTTTACCATTTTAGTAATTAAATCCCCGGGCAATGCAATAAGAGCTTCCGTTTTTCCAAATAAGAATCTTTTTTCTTATGCTGTTTATAAATCGATTTTAGCAGGCATAAGTTATGTAGGGATATGGTTGCCTTTTATAATTGTGCTCACTTTTATATTCTTTGACTATTTCGGTGAAAAAACTGAAATCAAAATTTCTAAAATTTTTAATGTAAATCCTATTATTGTGTTTCTTTTCGTTTTTAATATTCCTGTTATTGGTTTTTTTACAGGTTATTGGGGTACTGGACTAAACCCGCCTTCCAGAACTATTAACGTAATATATTTCTATTTTCTAATTGGATTGATTTACTTCATTTTGGGGGTGTTTTTTAAGTTAAAAGAAAGCAAGAAAAACTTTATAACTTATTCAAGAGGGGTTAAGTATTTACTGTTTATTATCATTTTTATTCAGTTCTGTCAAGAAAACAATATTAGAACTGCTTATTCAGATTTGTTTAGTGGAAAGGCATATAATTACAATAAGGAGTTGAAAAGTCGATATAAAATGATACAGAATAGTTCGATAGATACTTTAATTGTGCCAGTATTGATTTGTAAACCTAGAACTATCTATTTTGGAGATATAACAAATGATTCACAAGATTGGAGAAATCAAGTTTATAACTCTTACAATAAGTCAAAAACAATTATTTTAAAAGATTAA
- a CDS encoding glycosyltransferase family 4 protein — translation MKKILFISNNATRTGAPYVLLLFLKWLKKENKNIEIHIVFLEGGDLKDDFKEVATVCYNYSDILIKKSFFNRVFSYLLQKTNKRKTRKNRYLKNIANQQYDIIYANTIASVSFATFLKKQCTNNPKLIVHIHELNTAIKAYLPNFKEHIPHIDSFISVSKLVMEHLNTDWKVNPLKNHLVYAFSDKEVFKKEDNSKVFEVGASGLVNPRKGDDLFVQVANYIKTRYPKIKIKFTWVGQVYNGQRISIEADLEKANLTDTVFFVGEQSAPENYYKNFDVFLMTSREDPFPLVCIEVGKMGVPIICFEKATGTAEILFEGGGFIVPYLDVVTMAEKLILYYNDSILRNKDGGLNKINFSEFTSDNMAKKIFNCIENV, via the coding sequence TTGAAAAAAATACTATTTATATCAAATAATGCCACCAGAACAGGGGCACCTTATGTATTATTATTGTTCTTAAAATGGTTGAAAAAAGAAAACAAAAATATTGAGATTCACATTGTTTTCTTGGAAGGGGGGGATTTAAAGGATGATTTTAAGGAAGTAGCTACCGTTTGTTATAACTATAGTGATATATTGATTAAGAAGTCATTCTTCAATAGAGTATTTTCTTATTTGTTACAGAAAACAAATAAAAGGAAAACTAGGAAAAATAGGTATTTAAAAAACATTGCCAATCAGCAATATGATATCATTTATGCCAATACCATTGCCTCTGTTTCATTTGCTACATTTTTAAAAAAGCAGTGCACCAATAACCCAAAATTGATTGTGCACATTCATGAATTAAATACGGCAATTAAGGCATATTTACCTAATTTTAAAGAACACATTCCTCATATAGATTCCTTTATATCGGTATCTAAATTGGTTATGGAACATTTAAACACTGATTGGAAGGTAAATCCATTAAAAAATCATCTTGTTTATGCTTTTTCTGATAAGGAGGTTTTTAAGAAAGAAGACAATAGTAAGGTTTTCGAAGTAGGTGCATCGGGATTGGTTAATCCTAGAAAAGGAGACGATTTGTTTGTGCAAGTTGCTAATTATATAAAAACACGATACCCAAAAATAAAAATCAAATTTACCTGGGTAGGGCAAGTTTATAATGGACAAAGAATCAGTATAGAAGCCGATTTAGAAAAAGCAAATTTGACAGACACTGTTTTTTTTGTTGGAGAACAAAGTGCACCCGAAAATTATTATAAAAACTTTGATGTTTTTTTGATGACATCAAGAGAAGATCCTTTTCCGTTAGTTTGTATCGAAGTTGGGAAAATGGGAGTTCCTATTATTTGTTTTGAAAAAGCGACAGGAACAGCAGAAATTTTATTCGAGGGCGGTGGTTTTATCGTGCCTTACCTTGATGTTGTAACAATGGCTGAGAAACTGATTTTATATTATAATGACAGTATCTTGAGAAATAAGGATGGTGGTCTAAATAAGATTAATTTTTCAGAATTTACTTCTGATAATATGGCAAAAAAAATATTTAATTGTATAGAAAATGTTTAA
- a CDS encoding glycoside hydrolase family 99-like domain-containing protein, producing the protein MKVWNEWAEGNYLYPDQKIEFANLIRLIVSKIII; encoded by the coding sequence ATTAAAGTTTGGAATGAATGGGCAGAAGGGAATTATTTGTATCCTGATCAGAAAATTGAATTTGCGAATTTGATCAGATTAATAGTTTCAAAAATAATAATTTAA
- a CDS encoding GNAT family N-acetyltransferase yields the protein MIVIDYKIKNASQKDLHLHLEKCNYLFLPPLSDKVNLQEYSQKIHEKSQTFEAWHEKKLVGFIAVYFNDSQAKKGYITNVSVLENYNNKGIASQLIKMTKEYAQNNDFTKIILEVHSKNNNVIALYKKHDFEIEHEEKEALFMEFRIKNNSMNIQRDYNQELKDTANHKYAYNFDFDVMHPFMLKSFIPFFKEGNLLELGSFKGDFTRKFLPYFDDITCVEASDDAVAIAKAEFGDKVKVVNSLFETVMLPTKYDNIVLTHVLEHINDPIAVLKRINDEWLSDNGRFFLVCPNANAPSRQIAVKMGLITHNAAITSAEAEHGHHITYTLDTLERDAKAAGLKVVYRSGIFFKALANFQWDRLLQTDIISNEYLEGCYQLGQHYPDLCSSIFLMCEKGE from the coding sequence ATGATTGTGATCGATTACAAAATTAAAAACGCATCTCAAAAAGATTTACATTTACATTTAGAAAAGTGTAATTATTTGTTTTTACCGCCATTAAGTGATAAAGTTAATCTTCAAGAATATTCTCAAAAAATTCATGAAAAATCGCAAACATTTGAAGCTTGGCATGAAAAAAAATTAGTTGGTTTTATTGCAGTTTATTTTAATGATAGTCAAGCTAAAAAAGGGTATATAACTAATGTGAGTGTACTAGAAAACTATAATAATAAAGGTATTGCAAGTCAATTGATTAAAATGACAAAAGAATATGCTCAAAATAATGATTTCACAAAGATTATATTAGAAGTGCATTCTAAAAATAATAATGTTATCGCATTATATAAAAAACACGATTTCGAAATAGAGCATGAAGAGAAAGAAGCTCTTTTTATGGAATTTAGAATTAAAAACAATAGTATGAATATTCAAAGAGATTATAACCAAGAACTAAAAGATACTGCAAACCATAAATATGCCTATAATTTTGATTTTGATGTCATGCATCCTTTTATGCTAAAATCCTTTATTCCTTTTTTTAAAGAAGGAAATCTTTTAGAATTGGGGAGTTTTAAAGGAGATTTTACCAGGAAATTTTTGCCTTATTTTGACGATATCACCTGTGTAGAAGCCTCTGATGATGCTGTAGCAATCGCTAAGGCTGAATTTGGAGATAAAGTTAAGGTAGTAAATTCGCTTTTTGAAACGGTAATGCTTCCAACAAAATATGATAATATAGTGCTAACCCATGTTTTAGAACATATTAATGATCCAATTGCCGTTTTAAAACGGATTAATGACGAATGGTTATCAGATAATGGACGTTTTTTTCTAGTTTGCCCAAATGCAAACGCTCCATCTCGTCAAATTGCTGTAAAAATGGGGTTAATCACTCACAATGCAGCTATAACGTCAGCGGAAGCAGAACATGGACATCATATTACTTATACTTTAGACACCTTGGAACGTGATGCTAAAGCTGCTGGTCTCAAAGTAGTATATCGATCAGGAATTTTCTTTAAAGCACTGGCTAATTTTCAATGGGACAGATTATTGCAAACAGATATTATTTCTAATGAATATCTTGAAGGTTGTTACCAATTGGGACAACACTATCCTGATTTATGCTCCAGTATTTTCTTAATGTGCGAAAAAGGGGAGTAA
- a CDS encoding glycosyltransferase family A protein, translating into MLAIVIPYYKLTFFEATLASLADQTDKRFQVYIGNDSSPEDPLPLLYQYKEKIDFRYLKFENNLGGKSLVKQWDRCLAMTEKEEWIMLLCDDDTLSANCIADFYKYLPKIDGADCNVIRFATIVKQMELQKKSGLYAHPVLEKSTDFMYRRMTNATRSSLSEYVFRKSMYLRYGFFDYNLAWHSDDRAWLEFSEFKYIYSINSAHVCFRLSDENISRSNFRIKEKNQSTLAFYNFIIFKHILKFKRFQRKELLLVYEQFIYKINKVNFYFFIRVFTLLFINLYFIQSIKFVRRLLIHLNKNAHST; encoded by the coding sequence ATGTTGGCCATTGTAATTCCGTACTATAAACTTACTTTTTTTGAAGCTACTCTCGCCTCACTTGCTGATCAAACAGATAAACGGTTTCAAGTTTATATTGGCAATGATTCGAGTCCTGAAGATCCATTGCCTTTACTCTACCAATACAAAGAAAAAATAGATTTTAGGTATCTTAAATTTGAAAACAATTTGGGTGGCAAATCTCTTGTCAAGCAATGGGATCGTTGCTTAGCTATGACGGAAAAAGAGGAATGGATTATGCTACTCTGCGATGATGATACGCTGAGTGCTAATTGCATTGCTGATTTTTACAAATACTTACCTAAAATTGATGGTGCTGATTGTAATGTAATTCGTTTTGCAACAATAGTAAAACAAATGGAGCTGCAAAAAAAATCTGGTTTGTATGCCCATCCTGTACTTGAAAAATCAACGGATTTTATGTATAGACGAATGACTAATGCTACACGTAGCTCTTTGTCTGAATATGTTTTTAGAAAAAGTATGTATCTTCGCTATGGTTTTTTTGATTATAATTTGGCGTGGCATTCTGATGATAGAGCTTGGCTTGAGTTTTCGGAATTTAAATATATCTATTCCATAAATTCGGCTCACGTATGTTTTAGACTAAGTGATGAAAATATTTCAAGAAGTAACTTTAGGATTAAAGAAAAAAATCAATCTACTTTAGCCTTTTATAACTTTATTATATTTAAACATATTCTAAAATTTAAGCGGTTTCAACGAAAAGAACTCTTGCTGGTTTATGAACAATTTATTTATAAAATCAATAAAGTGAATTTTTATTTTTTTATTCGAGTTTTTACACTGTTGTTTATTAATTTATATTTTATTCAATCCATTAAATTTGTAAGACGACTTTTAATCCATTTAAATAAAAATGCTCACAGTACCTAA
- a CDS encoding glycosyltransferase family 2 protein — MLENKLKNAPLVSIILPVYNGEKFLEESIESCLNQSYQNIELIIVYDISTDNSLEIIRNYASRDSRITIITNFKKKNLPEGLNIGHNKAKGEFLTWTSDDNIYEVNAIELLLKTLLEENVDIAYGDMEIIDHNGQKVRDFVFLDFENIIFRNYIGNCFLYKKDVFERNKGYNENCFLVEDYDFWLRAISHSRFYQLRKKLYQYRKHDSSLTHQIAFNDEKKEIWNESVIKMYDSFSNAFMEKDHLIIREFLSKSLNYQKMPFEWIVKNERVINLFKKNLSMNGNFQNKNAIEKIFLDKIIYIMTLDQGLQTNLSKSFYIVKKHGLFLDKKAIKTLIKYSFFKK, encoded by the coding sequence ATGCTAGAAAATAAATTAAAGAACGCTCCCCTTGTTTCAATTATCCTCCCTGTTTACAATGGGGAAAAATTCTTGGAAGAATCTATCGAAAGCTGCTTAAATCAATCGTATCAAAATATCGAATTAATTATAGTTTATGATATCTCAACGGATAATAGTTTAGAAATTATTAGAAACTATGCATCCAGAGATAGCAGAATCACAATTATCACTAATTTCAAAAAAAAAAACTTGCCAGAAGGTTTAAACATTGGTCATAACAAAGCTAAAGGAGAATTTTTAACCTGGACTAGCGATGATAATATATATGAAGTTAATGCTATTGAATTATTACTAAAAACTCTTTTAGAAGAGAACGTTGATATTGCATATGGAGACATGGAGATAATTGATCACAACGGACAAAAAGTTAGGGATTTCGTTTTTTTAGATTTTGAAAATATAATCTTTCGAAATTACATTGGGAACTGTTTTCTATACAAAAAAGATGTTTTTGAAAGAAATAAAGGGTACAATGAAAATTGTTTTTTGGTTGAAGATTATGATTTTTGGCTGAGGGCTATTTCACATAGTCGTTTTTATCAACTTAGAAAAAAATTGTATCAGTATAGAAAACATGATAGCAGTTTAACACATCAAATCGCTTTTAATGATGAAAAGAAAGAAATTTGGAATGAAAGTGTGATTAAAATGTATGATAGCTTTTCAAATGCATTTATGGAAAAGGATCATTTGATTATTAGGGAATTCTTATCCAAATCCTTAAACTATCAAAAAATGCCATTTGAATGGATTGTAAAAAATGAAAGGGTTATTAATTTATTCAAAAAAAACCTTTCTATGAATGGAAATTTTCAAAACAAAAATGCAATTGAAAAAATATTTTTAGATAAAATAATTTATATAATGACACTAGATCAGGGATTGCAAACCAATCTCTCTAAGTCTTTTTATATTGTAAAAAAACACGGTCTCTTTTTGGATAAAAAAGCAATCAAAACTTTAATTAAATATTCATTTTTTAAGAAATAA
- a CDS encoding glycosyltransferase family 2 protein: MLTVPKIAIIIPVYNREHLLSYTLDSIIEQSFTDWECILVDDHSSDDSFEVMELYKKKDSRFKIYKRPNELRKGANTCRNFGFTKSIAPIVKWFDSDDIMLPDHLNIAYQTLIENDLDFVVTDTINFDHHSHELLGKPYTFDRSKESITAENLAHIRIGWITDDFLGRRKIVDSVKFNENITDGDEYNFFIKVLQNEVKGVFVNQILTHRRMHIDSISFKNKQNNINYMSILATLKYQTASDLIVYDNKALIRWFLSGYMRISFDLALTRTTLPYKKEAFKLICKYQSVKKGCSFLVALFLGSHFKKGYNIMKYARK, translated from the coding sequence ATGCTCACAGTACCTAAAATTGCTATTATTATCCCAGTATATAATAGGGAACATTTGCTATCCTATACTTTAGATAGTATCATTGAGCAATCTTTTACGGATTGGGAATGTATTCTTGTAGATGATCATAGCTCCGACGACTCTTTTGAAGTCATGGAATTATATAAAAAAAAAGACTCTCGTTTTAAAATCTACAAAAGGCCAAATGAATTAAGAAAAGGAGCTAATACGTGCCGTAATTTTGGATTTACAAAATCCATAGCCCCAATTGTAAAATGGTTTGATAGTGATGACATCATGCTCCCAGATCATTTAAACATTGCATATCAAACATTAATTGAAAATGATTTGGATTTTGTAGTTACAGATACTATAAATTTTGATCATCATTCTCATGAGCTTTTGGGGAAACCCTATACTTTTGATCGATCTAAAGAGAGTATCACTGCTGAAAACCTTGCGCATATAAGAATTGGCTGGATAACGGATGATTTTTTGGGTAGACGAAAAATTGTTGATTCTGTGAAGTTCAATGAAAATATTACTGATGGAGATGAGTATAATTTTTTTATAAAAGTATTGCAGAATGAGGTCAAAGGAGTATTTGTAAATCAAATTTTAACGCATAGAAGAATGCATATTGATTCCATTTCTTTCAAAAACAAACAAAATAATATCAATTACATGTCAATATTAGCTACTTTAAAATATCAAACAGCAAGTGATTTAATAGTCTATGATAATAAAGCACTCATCCGTTGGTTTTTATCAGGCTATATGCGTATTTCTTTTGATTTAGCTCTGACACGAACAACACTGCCCTACAAAAAGGAGGCTTTTAAACTAATTTGTAAATATCAATCTGTTAAAAAAGGGTGCTCTTTTTTAGTTGCACTATTTTTAGGCAGCCATTTTAAAAAAGGATACAATATTATGAAATATGCTAGAAAATAA
- a CDS encoding glycosyltransferase family 2 protein: MNTPLLSVCLITYNHENYILQAIEGVLMQEVDFEWELIIADDCSTDRTREIVLEYKSKYPDFIKLILQEKNVGPAKNWMDLLATPQSKYIAYFEGDDYWTDPLKLQKQVDFLDNNNEYVLCFHPVDILKTSGIVTEDFITEVPKNHEAIEDLALLGNYIHTPSVVFRNIIKQFPVEFMLSPIGDFFLYMLLAESGRFKYLEEKMSVYREGVGIWSSRSAYLKDFNTAYTHALLVSTSKFSDMITNILLSRIALFLEAYGNQIDFEKLCLLNTCPKVNTLIYTSLLKERENIRLETINMKTSKQLLTELLKRGKKRLW; encoded by the coding sequence ATGAATACACCATTGCTTTCAGTATGTTTAATTACATATAATCATGAAAATTATATTCTTCAAGCTATAGAGGGAGTGTTGATGCAAGAAGTAGATTTTGAATGGGAATTAATTATTGCTGATGATTGTTCAACAGATAGAACAAGAGAGATTGTTTTAGAGTATAAGAGTAAATATCCCGATTTTATAAAATTAATTTTGCAAGAAAAAAATGTGGGACCTGCAAAAAATTGGATGGACTTGCTGGCAACACCACAATCAAAATATATTGCCTATTTTGAAGGAGATGACTATTGGACAGACCCACTAAAACTTCAAAAACAAGTTGATTTTTTGGATAATAATAATGAATATGTACTGTGCTTTCATCCAGTTGATATTTTAAAGACAAGTGGTATTGTAACAGAAGATTTTATAACGGAAGTTCCAAAAAATCATGAGGCGATTGAGGATCTTGCGCTTTTGGGTAATTATATTCATACTCCCTCAGTAGTTTTTAGAAATATAATTAAGCAGTTTCCCGTTGAGTTTATGTTGTCTCCTATTGGTGACTTTTTTTTATATATGTTACTTGCAGAAAGTGGTAGGTTTAAATATTTAGAAGAAAAAATGAGCGTCTATAGGGAAGGAGTTGGGATTTGGAGTAGTCGATCAGCTTATCTTAAAGATTTTAATACTGCCTATACCCATGCTTTGTTAGTTAGTACGTCTAAATTTTCTGATATGATTACAAATATATTACTAAGTAGAATTGCTTTATTTTTAGAAGCTTATGGTAATCAAATTGATTTTGAAAAATTATGTTTGCTAAATACTTGTCCTAAAGTAAATACTCTTATTTATACTTCTTTGTTGAAAGAAAGAGAAAATATTCGTTTAGAAACAATTAATATGAAAACTTCTAAACAACTCTTAACTGAATTATTAAAAAGAGGAAAAAAAAGGTTATGGTAG